From one Desulfuribacillus stibiiarsenatis genomic stretch:
- a CDS encoding ABC transporter ATP-binding protein, with the protein MIEVVSIKKKFDSMEAVKDVSLHIDKGSIYGLLGSNGAGKTTLLKIIAGIYKQDSGEVLIGGEPIFENVEKKQRTIFLADLLYFFPNATIKQMADFYRSIYTSWNDERFQKLKEAFPIDLNKKIERMSKGMQRQVAFWLTLSAMPDVLILDEPLDGLDAVMRQKVKNLLVQDVAERGMTILISSHNLREVEDLCDHVGILHDGTLMIEKDLDDLKSDVHKVQLAFKNTPPPAFFEALDILYKEERGSVFLYIVRGKKDLLVSHIENYKPIIFDLLPLTLEEIFIYEMRDVGYAIENIIV; encoded by the coding sequence ATGATTGAGGTTGTCAGCATAAAAAAGAAGTTTGATTCTATGGAAGCTGTGAAAGACGTTTCCCTTCATATTGATAAAGGGTCTATCTATGGACTACTCGGTTCAAATGGTGCTGGCAAAACTACACTACTTAAAATCATTGCAGGCATATACAAACAAGACTCGGGAGAAGTACTGATTGGCGGAGAACCAATTTTTGAAAACGTGGAAAAGAAGCAACGCACGATTTTTCTAGCAGACCTACTGTACTTCTTCCCAAATGCAACGATTAAACAAATGGCTGATTTCTATCGCAGTATTTATACTTCGTGGAATGATGAACGCTTTCAAAAACTTAAGGAAGCCTTCCCAATTGATCTGAATAAAAAAATAGAGCGCATGTCAAAAGGTATGCAGCGTCAGGTTGCATTTTGGCTTACTCTTTCTGCTATGCCTGACGTACTTATTTTAGATGAACCTCTAGATGGTTTAGACGCGGTTATGCGTCAAAAGGTGAAGAACCTGCTCGTGCAAGATGTAGCAGAACGCGGCATGACGATTCTCATATCGTCTCACAACCTGCGCGAAGTTGAAGATTTATGCGATCATGTAGGAATTCTTCATGATGGGACATTGATGATTGAGAAGGATCTGGATGATCTTAAATCTGATGTGCATAAGGTCCAATTGGCATTCAAGAACACACCTCCTCCTGCATTCTTTGAAGCATTAGACATTTTGTATAAAGAAGAACGTGGAAGTGTATTCCTATATATCGTTCGCGGTAAGAAAGACTTATTAGTATCCCATATTGAGAATTATAAACCGATTATCTTTGACCTTTTACCATTAACGCTTGAGGAAATCTTTATTTATGAAATGAGGGATGTAGGCTATGCTATCGAAAACATTATCGTTTAA
- a CDS encoding GntR family transcriptional regulator — translation MFQLDVRSRIPIYEQLIDKLKELIIREVMKPDSQLPSVRVLAQELTINPNTIQKAYRELEYQGFIYSVPGKGSFVAPQSNTMNLEKVKKMKSDLIKLISEAMYLGIDKEEILSCISIAEQSVKGGDSND, via the coding sequence ATGTTTCAGTTAGATGTACGAAGTCGCATACCGATTTATGAGCAACTAATCGATAAGTTAAAAGAACTTATTATTCGCGAAGTTATGAAGCCCGATTCACAGCTACCATCCGTTAGAGTCTTAGCACAGGAGTTAACGATTAACCCGAATACGATTCAAAAGGCTTACCGCGAACTTGAATACCAAGGCTTTATTTATTCAGTTCCTGGCAAAGGTAGCTTCGTTGCGCCGCAGTCTAACACGATGAATCTAGAGAAGGTGAAGAAAATGAAGAGCGATCTAATTAAGCTGATTTCCGAAGCGATGTATTTAGGGATTGATAAAGAGGAAATCTTGTCATGTATTTCCATAGCGGAACAAAGTGTCAAAGGAGGGGATTCGAATGATTGA
- the metF gene encoding methylenetetrahydrofolate reductase [NAD(P)H] encodes MFICDKLKEKKPLISFEIFPPKKEFPIDTIYQTIDDLVNINPDFISVTYGAGGSTKDNTVDIASYITEKYNLSALAHLTCLTSTKEDIENTLGALKEKGVKNILALRGDYPQNASPEDFQNPKYYKSSIDLIEHIKQYGDFCVGGACYPEKHPEAKSEEDDLLFLKRKVEAGADFLITQLFFDNEIFYRFMEQTQKYNINVPVLAGILPVLNKNQVEKIVSLTGCKMPEKFLRILSKYEHSPESLAEAGLAYAKEQMIDLLSWGIDGIHLYTMNKPAPTKEIISGLTTIRGFLNTKA; translated from the coding sequence ATGTTCATTTGCGATAAATTAAAAGAAAAAAAGCCACTTATATCCTTTGAGATATTCCCGCCAAAAAAAGAATTTCCGATTGATACGATTTACCAAACCATCGATGATTTAGTAAACATTAACCCTGATTTTATAAGTGTGACTTATGGAGCTGGGGGAAGTACGAAGGATAATACCGTAGATATTGCGTCCTATATTACAGAGAAGTACAACCTGTCAGCATTAGCTCATTTAACGTGCCTAACCTCTACCAAAGAAGATATTGAGAACACACTAGGGGCGCTAAAGGAAAAGGGAGTTAAGAATATCTTAGCGCTCCGGGGCGATTACCCTCAGAATGCGTCTCCAGAAGACTTCCAAAATCCGAAATACTATAAAAGCTCTATTGATTTAATTGAACATATTAAGCAGTATGGGGACTTTTGCGTAGGTGGTGCATGTTATCCAGAGAAGCACCCGGAAGCGAAAAGCGAAGAGGATGATCTATTATTCTTAAAACGTAAAGTGGAAGCGGGTGCCGACTTCTTAATCACGCAATTGTTCTTCGATAATGAAATCTTCTATCGTTTCATGGAGCAAACCCAGAAGTATAACATTAACGTACCGGTTCTAGCGGGTATTCTACCAGTCCTGAACAAGAACCAGGTAGAGAAAATTGTCTCTCTAACAGGATGCAAGATGCCAGAGAAGTTTTTGCGCATTCTAAGCAAATACGAGCATAGTCCTGAATCGTTAGCAGAAGCTGGACTAGCATATGCGAAGGAACAAATGATAGATTTATTGTCTTGGGGAATTGATGGGATCCATCTGTATACAATGAACAAGCCGGCACCTACGAAGGAAATTATCAGTGGGCTTACAACGATAAGAGGTTTCTTAAATACGAAAGCTTAA
- a CDS encoding ABC transporter substrate-binding protein, translating into MTGCGKKNATGTQPKQEVKKDELILAIGSEPEDGFDPTNGWGRYGSPLFQSTLLKYDKDLKITNDLATGYEVSSDGLVWTVNIRKDVKFSDGKPLSADDVVYTFETTRDSGSVIDLNNLKSVKAVNESTIVFELKESQSTFINQLLTTGIVPKHAHNDNYAQQPIGSGPFKFVQWDKGQQIIVEVNPEYYGEKPKFKKLTFLFLSEDAAFASAKAGQVDVSYIQAGFSKQAVTGMKLETLESVDNRGIMFPFVASGQKTAEGLPVGNDVTADAAIRKAINIAIDRKALVSGVLEGQGTPAYTSVDKLPWWNKDAVIKDADMDGAKKILADGGWADSNSDGIVEKNGLKAEFVLVYPASDQTRQSLALAVSDMIKPLGINIKAEGKSWDDIGKMMHSNAVLFGWGSHNPIEMYNLYSSTTKGVSWYNTGYYGNPVVEDYMNKALRATTEQEANEYWKKAQWDGETGLSAKGDAPWAWLVNINHLYLVNEKLNIGAHKIQPHGHGWPITDNIVEWNWID; encoded by the coding sequence ATGACTGGATGTGGCAAGAAGAATGCTACAGGAACACAGCCTAAACAAGAAGTGAAGAAGGATGAGTTGATTCTTGCCATTGGTTCAGAGCCTGAGGATGGTTTTGACCCTACGAATGGATGGGGTAGATATGGTTCGCCATTATTTCAGAGTACACTATTAAAATACGATAAAGATTTAAAAATTACTAACGATTTAGCAACTGGATACGAAGTAAGTAGCGATGGTCTAGTTTGGACTGTGAACATCCGTAAAGATGTGAAATTCTCTGATGGTAAGCCACTAAGTGCGGATGATGTGGTATATACCTTTGAAACCACGCGAGACAGTGGTTCTGTAATTGACTTGAACAACTTAAAGAGTGTGAAAGCTGTTAACGAGTCTACTATTGTTTTCGAACTGAAAGAGTCACAATCAACGTTTATAAATCAATTATTAACAACAGGGATAGTACCGAAGCATGCCCACAATGACAACTATGCACAGCAACCAATCGGTTCGGGACCATTCAAGTTTGTTCAGTGGGATAAGGGGCAGCAGATAATAGTAGAAGTAAACCCTGAATATTACGGCGAGAAGCCAAAGTTTAAGAAGTTAACGTTTTTATTCTTAAGTGAAGATGCAGCATTCGCGTCTGCAAAGGCTGGTCAAGTAGATGTAAGTTATATTCAAGCAGGGTTTAGCAAGCAAGCAGTAACTGGAATGAAGCTTGAAACACTAGAAAGCGTCGATAACCGTGGTATTATGTTCCCATTTGTTGCTTCTGGACAGAAAACGGCGGAAGGGTTGCCAGTGGGGAATGACGTAACGGCTGATGCTGCGATTCGCAAAGCAATCAATATCGCAATAGACCGTAAAGCTTTAGTGAGTGGCGTACTGGAAGGGCAAGGGACACCTGCCTATACATCTGTGGATAAACTTCCGTGGTGGAATAAGGATGCAGTAATCAAAGATGCAGACATGGATGGAGCAAAGAAAATTCTAGCAGATGGTGGATGGGCGGATAGTAATAGTGATGGTATAGTAGAGAAGAATGGATTGAAAGCAGAATTCGTGCTAGTATATCCAGCTAGCGACCAAACACGTCAATCCTTAGCATTAGCAGTATCAGATATGATTAAGCCATTAGGCATTAATATTAAAGCAGAGGGTAAGAGCTGGGATGATATCGGGAAGATGATGCACTCCAATGCAGTATTATTTGGATGGGGTAGCCATAATCCTATTGAAATGTATAATCTATATAGTAGTACAACAAAGGGAGTTTCTTGGTACAATACTGGTTATTACGGGAACCCTGTAGTCGAAGATTACATGAACAAAGCGTTAAGAGCGACAACTGAGCAAGAAGCCAATGAGTACTGGAAGAAGGCGCAATGGGATGGGGAGACAGGGTTAAGTGCTAAGGGTGACGCTCCTTGGGCATGGTTAGTGAACATCAATCACCTATATCTTGTGAATGAAAAATTAAACATCGGTGCCCATAAAATTCAACCGCACGGTCATGGCTGGCCGATTACCGATAACATAGTAGAATGGAATTGGATTGATTAA
- a CDS encoding ABC transporter permease: MNKQWLQFIGYKSIRFVTLIGAICVFSFLLVAASPIDPIQAYVGADMMTVGPEQRAKIAEYWGLDQPPLQQFLRWGSAVLQGDFGTSMIYRQPVLDVIGERFLASLALMGTAWVLSGLFGFVLGVVAGMKQGTWVDKVIRWYCYTLASTPTFWLGLLFLIVFSVWLDWFPIGLSVPAGVLVEDVTFVDRIRHLVLPALTLSVLGVANVALHTRQKLVEVLTSDYVLFAKARGEKGWVLFRRHGLRNIAFPAISLQFASFSELFGGAVLAEQVFSYPGLGKTISDAGLRGDIPLLLGIVVFSAVFVFVGNLIADIIYRIVDPRIREGESI; the protein is encoded by the coding sequence ATGAATAAACAATGGCTTCAATTCATTGGCTATAAAAGCATAAGATTTGTAACGTTAATTGGTGCGATTTGTGTATTTTCGTTTCTCTTAGTAGCCGCTTCCCCGATAGACCCAATACAGGCCTATGTGGGGGCAGACATGATGACGGTAGGACCGGAACAACGCGCCAAAATTGCTGAATATTGGGGGCTGGACCAGCCTCCTCTTCAGCAATTTCTTCGTTGGGGATCTGCCGTGCTCCAAGGGGATTTTGGAACATCGATGATATATCGCCAACCAGTACTTGATGTGATTGGAGAGCGGTTTTTAGCTTCATTGGCACTTATGGGCACAGCTTGGGTGCTATCGGGTCTATTTGGCTTCGTATTAGGAGTAGTTGCTGGGATGAAGCAAGGCACTTGGGTTGATAAGGTGATCCGTTGGTATTGCTATACCCTTGCATCAACGCCAACTTTTTGGCTGGGCCTTCTATTTCTTATTGTATTTTCTGTATGGCTTGATTGGTTTCCAATAGGGCTAAGTGTACCTGCGGGTGTTTTGGTGGAAGATGTCACGTTTGTAGACCGAATTCGCCATTTAGTACTTCCAGCTCTTACACTAAGCGTACTTGGGGTGGCCAATGTAGCACTACATACACGTCAGAAACTCGTGGAAGTACTGACATCAGACTACGTGCTTTTTGCTAAGGCGCGAGGAGAAAAGGGATGGGTCTTATTCCGACGTCACGGGTTACGGAACATAGCGTTCCCAGCGATTTCTCTACAGTTTGCATCTTTTAGCGAACTATTTGGAGGTGCAGTACTAGCGGAGCAGGTATTCTCCTATCCTGGGCTTGGGAAGACGATTTCCGATGCCGGGCTTCGAGGGGATATCCCTCTCTTGTTAGGGATTGTCGTATTTAGTGCTGTGTTTGTTTTTGTTGGGAATTTAATAGCAGACATCATATATAGAATAGTCGATCCGCGGATCCGGGAAGGAGAGTCTATATGA
- a CDS encoding ABC transporter permease → MRLNRRQKTILTVILMGTLLLSVIISGWLLSEERIATNLEIRNSAPSLEHLFGTDWLGRDMLTRTVKGLTLSIGIGLLAATASAIIAITLGVISATMGKVVDSFISWLIDLFLSVPHLVTLILIAFVLGGGIKGVVIGVALTHWPSLTRVIRAEVMQLRAADYIQVSRVLGKSRWWITTKHIVPHLIPQFFVGLLLLFPHAILHEAAVTFLGFGLSAQQPAIGIILSESMRYLSTGMWWLAFFPGFALLVIVRAFDSLGENIRLLIDPHSAHE, encoded by the coding sequence ATGAGACTAAATCGTCGTCAAAAAACGATTCTTACTGTGATCTTAATGGGTACATTACTTTTATCCGTAATTATTAGTGGCTGGTTATTAAGTGAGGAAAGAATTGCTACTAACTTAGAAATCCGCAATTCTGCCCCGTCCCTAGAGCATTTATTCGGCACGGACTGGCTAGGAAGAGATATGCTTACGAGAACCGTCAAAGGGCTAACCTTAAGTATTGGTATCGGTTTATTAGCAGCGACAGCTAGTGCCATCATAGCCATCACCTTAGGAGTAATATCTGCTACGATGGGTAAGGTGGTTGATAGCTTTATTTCTTGGCTTATCGATTTGTTCCTAAGCGTACCACATCTGGTAACATTAATATTGATAGCTTTTGTACTAGGCGGGGGAATTAAAGGCGTAGTAATCGGGGTCGCACTTACCCACTGGCCTAGCTTGACGAGGGTCATTCGTGCAGAGGTCATGCAGCTTCGCGCTGCTGATTATATCCAAGTATCGCGTGTGCTAGGGAAATCTCGATGGTGGATTACGACAAAACATATTGTGCCTCATTTGATTCCACAGTTCTTTGTCGGTTTATTGTTGCTGTTTCCCCATGCGATTCTGCATGAAGCAGCGGTTACGTTTTTAGGATTTGGGTTGTCAGCTCAGCAACCGGCAATCGGAATTATTTTGTCGGAATCAATGCGATATTTATCGACGGGTATGTGGTGGCTTGCATTTTTTCCAGGTTTTGCATTACTTGTTATTGTGCGTGCCTTTGATAGTTTAGGGGAAAACATACGATTGTTGATTGATCCACATAGTGCCCATGAATAA
- a CDS encoding ABC transporter ATP-binding protein, translating into MPILEVKDLSVSFIQYTSGLRQQNLQVINNLNVSVEKGEILAIIGSSGSGKSLLAHAILGILPNNAQVGGQILYKGKRLTQERQQDLRGKEIAFIPQSVNFLDPLMKVGKQVQTAVNHGDAIAAQRKAFERQNLAPHVEAMYPFQLSGGMARRVLVSTAIVSGAEVIIADEPTPGLDDKVIQEAMGSFRELANQGKAVILISHDIEMALQIADKIAVFYAGTTLEVAPVADFTNDGEGLRHPYSKALWKALPQNGFQPIGGSQPMPNQLPEGCLFQPRCKCFSHECISNRPDTRELRGGLVRCNHAC; encoded by the coding sequence ATGCCGATATTAGAGGTAAAGGATTTATCCGTTTCATTTATACAGTATACAAGCGGCCTTCGACAACAGAATCTTCAAGTCATTAACAACCTAAATGTATCGGTAGAAAAAGGCGAGATACTTGCTATTATTGGCTCTAGTGGCTCTGGTAAGAGTTTGCTCGCACATGCAATTCTAGGTATTTTGCCTAACAACGCACAGGTTGGGGGACAAATCTTATATAAAGGCAAACGACTTACGCAGGAACGTCAACAAGACCTGAGGGGGAAAGAAATTGCATTCATTCCTCAGTCAGTGAATTTTCTAGATCCTTTGATGAAGGTTGGCAAGCAAGTACAAACGGCAGTAAATCATGGCGATGCTATTGCTGCGCAGCGAAAAGCATTCGAAAGACAAAATCTAGCACCCCATGTAGAGGCTATGTATCCATTTCAATTATCTGGTGGCATGGCTAGAAGAGTATTAGTTTCTACAGCCATAGTAAGTGGGGCAGAGGTGATTATTGCCGATGAACCAACTCCAGGGTTAGACGATAAGGTCATTCAAGAAGCTATGGGAAGCTTCCGAGAGCTTGCAAATCAGGGAAAAGCTGTGATTCTAATCTCGCACGATATTGAGATGGCTTTACAAATTGCGGATAAAATTGCTGTGTTCTATGCAGGAACTACGTTAGAGGTTGCACCTGTAGCAGATTTTACGAATGATGGAGAAGGATTGAGACATCCGTATAGTAAAGCGCTATGGAAAGCGTTGCCGCAAAACGGGTTCCAACCGATAGGAGGGTCTCAGCCAATGCCGAATCAATTACCTGAGGGATGCTTATTCCAACCAAGATGCAAATGCTTTTCTCATGAGTGTATCAGCAATCGTCCAGATACACGGGAACTACGGGGCGGCCTTGTGAGGTGTAATCATGCTTGTTGA
- a CDS encoding ABC transporter ATP-binding protein — protein sequence MLVDAKHIGYRYRKDRWVLKDVSMHVEEGEIVGLVGPSGYGKTTLGRILAGYLQPHEGQLTFQGKPYQQFQGYHPIQIVLQHPEKAVNPRWKMKEILTEGWSPNQELLTSLGIEEEWLSRWPNELSGGELQRFCVARALGPQTKLLIADEMTTMLDAVTQAQIWHTVLDIVKQRKMGLIVISHDKHLINRMSTRVVDLQKINQA from the coding sequence ATGCTTGTTGATGCGAAGCATATTGGATATCGATATCGTAAGGATCGCTGGGTATTAAAGGACGTTAGCATGCATGTTGAGGAAGGCGAAATCGTTGGACTCGTTGGACCTAGCGGATATGGAAAGACAACCTTAGGTCGGATTCTTGCGGGGTACTTGCAGCCACATGAAGGGCAGCTAACATTTCAGGGGAAGCCATACCAACAGTTTCAAGGGTACCATCCGATTCAAATTGTATTGCAGCATCCGGAGAAAGCCGTGAACCCACGGTGGAAGATGAAAGAAATTCTAACGGAGGGATGGTCTCCTAATCAGGAATTGCTAACATCTCTAGGGATTGAAGAAGAATGGTTATCTCGCTGGCCCAATGAGTTGTCCGGTGGAGAATTGCAAAGGTTCTGTGTAGCGAGGGCTTTAGGACCACAAACCAAGCTTTTAATTGCGGATGAGATGACAACAATGCTAGACGCTGTGACACAAGCTCAAATTTGGCATACGGTGTTAGATATTGTAAAACAACGCAAGATGGGCTTGATTGTTATCAGTCATGACAAACATCTAATCAATAGAATGAGTACTAGAGTTGTAGATTTACAAAAAATCAATCAGGCTTAA
- a CDS encoding WG repeat-containing protein — MFEKYVSLVQMFLPNGGQLIYANQQPAIQLADVDGDGYAEVVAGYRLQNEMYIIVLKCTFPQWRVIANVKGKGYAISYLGSAPISNCNACNIIIGWQMGTNWSELAIYEWKNHRLQNTLTTPVIFSCLDIVRKQVSCGDVDRIALWMHDTGEAYLVDVYQWSDGKLVLATNGVQHYYKGLVDYYQNLVKEMPDSQVYWYYLAESQYRAGMGGQALASIERVLQFDSPYPSEETAKDLKRRILSKEPIDCAQEEAMEEMCEVNDRAIQGYAVSVKTTAGQKWGYINTEGNYIIEPRYEYAMDFQCNGLAVVQVDNLNGLIDETGNFVVEPKYSMISEFAEQRAVVSDHQGYKVIDETGKVYTSESYDYIDNFSEDRAVFTAKNGDGDFRNGYLNREGQVVIQPQFMTAYSFKNGKTVVQKSENEFALIGRNGELYQTYPFAFVGPIGDGMMGYKATMDGKYGYIDEKGTIIIEPRFSGALPFENGRAIVNASDNYTNRYGLIDKTGKFIVQPEYNDIIELGEGRLALGKAIDAEAPYQGSVYAIATVDGKLLTEFQYYNVLDYKMGVASVNDGHKTFFIKTDGTIAEDLPIIDGCGSLVLMECGNLIKVIMDMRVYFINRAGELVWKENNIIPLTPPYRVIEKKYKPNKDYLVYYPQVEGVQKPAVQSKINKRLQELSQIKPIKPDVKLDYNYTGDFAVEFFRKDLLVLELNGYEYPFGAAHGMPNKTYANIDLKTGAFYRLGDLFKANSDYVKVLSDIVEEQIKNDPEYSYVFPGTYKGIFTNHPFYIDLKALYVYFAPYEIAPYAAGFPTFRIPFTEIDTIINKKGDFWRSFHFPKKPNTNES, encoded by the coding sequence ATGTTTGAGAAATATGTGTCTCTTGTTCAAATGTTTTTACCAAACGGGGGTCAATTAATTTATGCCAATCAACAGCCGGCTATACAATTAGCAGATGTTGATGGTGATGGATATGCAGAGGTAGTAGCAGGCTACCGATTACAAAACGAAATGTATATCATTGTATTGAAATGTACTTTTCCACAGTGGCGTGTGATTGCAAATGTAAAAGGAAAAGGCTATGCCATAAGCTATTTAGGTTCAGCGCCAATCTCAAACTGTAATGCTTGCAATATTATTATCGGCTGGCAAATGGGGACGAATTGGTCTGAGCTTGCAATCTATGAATGGAAGAATCATAGACTTCAGAACACACTTACAACACCGGTTATATTCAGTTGCCTAGATATTGTGAGAAAACAGGTTTCCTGCGGAGACGTAGACCGTATAGCATTATGGATGCATGATACTGGTGAGGCATATCTAGTCGATGTCTATCAATGGTCAGACGGTAAGCTTGTACTTGCGACGAACGGTGTACAGCATTACTACAAAGGTCTAGTAGACTATTATCAGAATCTAGTAAAAGAAATGCCAGATTCCCAAGTGTACTGGTATTATCTAGCGGAGAGCCAATATAGGGCAGGAATGGGAGGGCAGGCATTAGCATCTATTGAGCGAGTCTTGCAATTTGATAGCCCATATCCTTCAGAAGAAACTGCCAAAGATTTAAAGAGAAGAATCTTAAGCAAAGAACCTATAGATTGCGCACAAGAAGAAGCTATGGAAGAAATGTGTGAAGTGAACGACAGGGCGATACAGGGCTATGCTGTATCCGTAAAAACCACAGCCGGCCAGAAGTGGGGATATATCAATACTGAAGGGAACTACATCATAGAGCCTCGGTATGAATATGCCATGGACTTTCAATGCAATGGATTAGCCGTTGTACAAGTGGATAATTTGAACGGATTGATCGATGAAACAGGCAACTTCGTCGTGGAACCGAAATATAGCATGATTTCGGAGTTTGCAGAACAGCGCGCCGTTGTATCTGACCACCAAGGCTATAAAGTGATTGATGAGACGGGCAAGGTTTACACTTCTGAATCGTATGATTATATTGATAACTTCTCTGAGGATCGAGCAGTATTTACTGCGAAGAATGGCGATGGAGATTTCCGCAATGGGTACTTAAATCGGGAAGGTCAAGTTGTCATTCAACCGCAGTTTATGACAGCATACTCCTTTAAAAACGGAAAAACAGTCGTGCAAAAGAGCGAGAACGAGTTTGCATTAATTGGTCGTAATGGGGAGCTATATCAGACCTATCCATTTGCTTTCGTGGGTCCTATCGGAGACGGAATGATGGGATATAAAGCAACTATGGACGGGAAATATGGATATATCGATGAAAAGGGTACGATAATTATTGAGCCTAGATTTTCAGGTGCGTTACCTTTTGAGAATGGCCGTGCGATAGTAAATGCGTCCGATAATTACACGAACCGTTATGGACTGATTGATAAGACGGGTAAGTTTATAGTTCAGCCAGAATATAACGATATTATAGAGCTAGGAGAGGGCCGGTTGGCTTTAGGTAAGGCAATTGATGCAGAAGCGCCATACCAAGGCTCAGTGTATGCGATTGCGACAGTGGACGGTAAGCTACTGACAGAGTTTCAGTATTACAACGTATTAGATTATAAAATGGGTGTTGCCTCGGTCAATGACGGGCATAAGACGTTCTTCATTAAAACCGACGGAACCATAGCGGAGGATTTGCCAATCATTGATGGTTGTGGCTCCCTCGTCTTAATGGAATGCGGAAATCTAATCAAAGTAATCATGGATATGAGGGTGTACTTCATTAACCGTGCAGGGGAATTGGTATGGAAAGAGAACAATATAATTCCTTTAACACCACCATATCGAGTGATAGAGAAAAAGTATAAACCGAATAAGGATTATTTAGTATACTATCCACAAGTAGAAGGCGTACAAAAGCCGGCAGTGCAGAGCAAAATCAATAAAAGGCTGCAGGAGTTATCGCAAATTAAACCGATTAAACCAGATGTTAAGCTCGACTATAATTACACAGGGGACTTTGCAGTAGAATTTTTCAGAAAAGATTTACTAGTCTTAGAGCTAAACGGTTATGAATATCCGTTCGGTGCTGCCCATGGAATGCCAAATAAGACCTATGCGAACATAGATTTGAAAACTGGTGCCTTTTACCGATTAGGTGATTTATTCAAAGCAAATAGTGACTATGTAAAGGTCTTAAGTGATATTGTCGAGGAACAGATTAAGAACGATCCAGAGTATTCGTATGTGTTCCCAGGCACTTACAAAGGAATTTTCACGAATCATCCGTTCTATATAGATCTGAAAGCTCTTTACGTATATTTCGCACCATACGAAATTGCGCCATATGCAGCGGGATTCCCTACATTTAGAATACCATTCACGGAAATCGACACAATCATTAATAAAAAAGGTGACTTCTGGAGATCATTCCATTTTCCTAAAAAGCCAAATACCAATGAATCATAA
- a CDS encoding exopolyphosphatase → MSEKFRLITRSDFDGLVCAVLLKEMDLIDDIKFVHPKDMQDGIIEVSNRDISTNLPYVEGVYLAFDHHLSETIRVGGQRNNHIIDADAPSAARVVYNYYGGKVRFPNISEEMILAVDKADSAQFSMEDVIHPQGWELLSFLMDARTGLGRFRDFRISNYELMMQLIDYCKDKPIEDILQLPDVKERVDLFFQYEEMFKEQLRNNSKVHGNVLVIHLKDEEIIYPGNRFVPYALFPECNISIHVLWGLKKQNTVFTVGKSIFDRSSQVNIGEIMLQYGGGGHNNAGTCQIANESADQILAEIIEKIQDK, encoded by the coding sequence ATGAGTGAGAAATTTCGGTTAATTACACGCAGCGATTTTGACGGGCTTGTGTGCGCGGTACTACTTAAAGAGATGGATTTAATTGACGATATTAAGTTTGTGCATCCGAAGGATATGCAGGATGGCATCATTGAGGTTTCTAACCGCGACATTTCAACGAATCTTCCGTATGTGGAAGGTGTTTATTTAGCATTTGACCACCATTTAAGCGAGACGATACGTGTGGGTGGACAACGCAATAATCATATTATCGACGCGGACGCACCTTCGGCTGCTCGTGTAGTGTATAATTATTACGGTGGCAAAGTCCGTTTCCCGAACATTTCTGAAGAAATGATTTTGGCGGTTGATAAAGCAGATTCTGCGCAGTTCTCCATGGAGGACGTCATCCACCCACAAGGCTGGGAGCTTTTAAGCTTTCTAATGGATGCACGTACGGGGTTAGGTCGTTTCCGTGATTTCCGAATTTCGAACTATGAGCTCATGATGCAGTTAATTGATTATTGCAAAGATAAGCCAATCGAAGACATCTTACAGCTACCAGATGTCAAAGAGCGTGTAGATTTGTTTTTCCAATACGAAGAAATGTTTAAAGAGCAGCTTCGCAACAATTCAAAAGTTCATGGCAATGTCCTTGTCATTCACTTAAAGGACGAAGAGATTATCTACCCTGGTAACCGTTTCGTGCCGTATGCATTGTTCCCTGAGTGCAATATATCAATCCATGTACTATGGGGCTTAAAGAAGCAAAACACTGTATTCACTGTAGGTAAGTCGATTTTCGACAGATCTTCTCAAGTGAACATTGGAGAAATCATGCTACAGTACGGCGGTGGCGGACATAATAATGCGGGAACTTGCCAGATAGCCAATGAATCAGCGGATCAAATCTTAGCGGAAATTATTGAGAAAATTCAAGATAAATAA